CAATTCCAATCAGCATCCAGCATCAAAGAGATGGTTGACGATATTGATACAGTCACTTACATATAACTAGATGACTTCCGTACCAGATTATATTCCATGATAACCTTCTTCCAGTCTGCCACAAACAGATCAGTATCAGTCATTCTCGTTCCGATGACCGACTGTAATGATAGACTTACCAGTTCGACTTTAGCTTTCTCTGCTAATTCTTGACTTTTCATCCTTGTTGCTCCTTTCAAATTCCGATTGACTGGCTACAGCGTGGAGTGcgagtgagagtgaaagtgaaagtgattgAGAAGTCCAGCTTCCCGTCTTGGAAGAAAACTGATTCACCGTTCTTTTTTATTTTTGTCGAATTGTAATCTACTATATGATACTAAGTCGTACTTTGTATAGCAGACGGGCCAGCGTCACTTTCAGAATGAGGATAGACAAGTGAACGGGAAACAGCGTATCGATCGTACTGCGCCAATTGCTCTATATACctatctatgtatgtatactcGTACACTTCTTTTCATGGGTGTTGTCAATCAAGCTCATATGTATGAATACCGTAACCAAGTGGCAAACCCCGTCCTTTTCAACAAAGTGTCAGTTCCTGTATTATCCGATTAATTCTATATGAGTTATCTCATGGTCACTCGTTAcagatatcattcatatGTTTCCTTGACTACCGATTTCGTTACCGAAAGATGATCCAAACTCATCCATCGAGGTAGCAAGTCAATTAGGGCCATACTGCATCAGCCAGATCACACACCAATCTTTCATATATAATCAGTATAATTGCCCTCATGTATGTCAGTAATAAACCTGAATCGGCAATCATACATTTGAAATCTCAGATCGTCCAGAACGATCGATGTGACAGATTACGCTAGAGAAAGATGTGAGATTCATCTCGGCCCATTTATGTTTTCTTGGTTATCCTGTACAAAATGAAATACGAGACGAAAAGATTTATTCATTTGATTATATAATCAAAATAGAAATTATGATTGGATGCAAAAGGTAAAACGGAGCATGCAATTGTAGGAGAATAAGGGGTTTGAAAAAAGCTATCTATCGAAAAACACAATccattgatgggatggactAGGTTTATCGAGCGGAAGCCATAGCTTTTTGCATAGCTCTCTTAACACCGAGTTGAGCTTTCTTGAGTTGATCGGCAGTAGCATCTTCTTGTTCGAGAACTTCAAGAGCCTTGGCGATCTCAGCCTCGACGGCACCTCTGGCTCCTCGCTTGATCTTGGCAGCGAGCTCAGGAGCGGAGATGGATTGTTCACAGGTGTGGAGGTAAGCTTCGAGGTCGGATTTGGCTTCGTGTCGAGCAGAGAAGTCTTTGTCGGCGTTCTTGAATTGCTCAGCATCCTTGATCATAGCTTGGATCTCCTCGGAAGAGAGTCGACCAACAGAGTTCTGGATGGTGATTTGAGCTTTTCGGCCGGAAGCTCTGTCTTGAGCAGACACTTTCAAAAGACCGTTGGCATCAACTTCAAAGGTACAGACCAACTCGGCTTGACCTCTTGGCATAGGTGGGATACCGGAAAGTTCAAATTCACCGAGAAGTCTGTTATCCTTACATTGAGTTCGTTCACCTTCGTAGACAGGGAACATGACGGTGGTCTGGTTGTCCTCGACGGTGGTGAAAACTCGGGATTTGTTGGAAGGGATAGGGGTGTTTCGGGGGAGCACAACACCGAAGATGTCACCTTGCATAGCAACACCCAAAGAAAGAGGAGCAACATCGAGTAACAAGAGATCGGCGGTTTTGTCAGAGGTTTGACCGGTAAGGACGGCAGCTTGGACGGCGGCACCGTAGGCAACAGCTTCATCAGGGTTGATGGATTTGTTGAGTTGTCGACCGTCGAAGAGGTCAGAGACGAGAGATTGGATTTTAGGAATTCGGGTAGAACCACCGACAAGGACGATGTCGTCAACCTTGGCGGCAGGGATCTTGGAGTCTCGGAGTACCTTCTCAACGGGTTCGATGGTGGATTTGAAGGCGGCGGCGTTGATCTCCTCGAATCTGGCTCGGGTAATGTTGGCGGAGAAGTCTTCACCTTGGAAGAGGGAGTCGACTTCGACGGTGGTTTGGGTGACGGACGATAGGGTTCGCTTAGCTCGTTCACAAGCGGATCTCAATCGTCGGATGGCTCGAGGGTCATCGGAGATATCGAGCTTGGTCTTTCTCTTGAACTCAGCCTTGAAGTGTTCGAGAAGGGTGTTGTCGAaatcttcaccacccaagTGGGTGTCACCAGCGGTGGCCTTTACGGAGAAGACCTTACCGgtgatggaaagaagggagacaTCGAAAGTACCACCTCCCAaatcgaagatgaggacgTTTCGCTCCTCCTTGGTCTTCTCGTCAAGACCGTAAGCGATAGCGGCAGCGGTAGGTTCGTTGATGATTCGGAGAACTTCGAGACCAGCGATGGTACCGGCATCTTTGGTGGCAAGACGTTGAGAGTCGTTGAAGTAAGCGGGGACGCTATGTGTGGAATTTTTGGGTCAGCTCCAGCATGAATACATTGCACGGCATCGCGAAAACTCACGTAACAACGGCCTTGGTGACGGTCTTACCGAGCTTGGCTTCGGCGATTTCCTTCATCTTGGTGAGGACCATGGCGGAGATTTCTTGAGGGGAGAAGCTTTTTCTTTCGTTGAGGTAGTCGACTTCGACGAAAGGAGAACCGTCCTTATCAATGACGGCGAAAGGCCAGTGCTGTGAACCAAACAAGTGGATTGGTCAGTTGTATTCGAAGACCACTCATTTCACTATATGCCTGCTCACCTTCATGTCCTTCTtaacatcagcatcatcgaATCGTCGACCAATCAATCGTTTGGCGTCGAAGACGGTGTTTCGGGGGTTCATGGCAGACTGGTTCTTGGCGGCTGGAGGGGAGAATTGTCATCAGCGGTCATTCGAAATGGAAAGTATCAGATAAAAGTTTTTAAactactcaccatcaccaatcAATCGTTCACCTTCAGTGAAAGCAACGTAAGATGGAGTGGTTCTGTTACCTTGATCTATTGGCAGCAACCAAAATATACAATCAGCACCTAAATCTCATGAAATCCTAAAGGGTGAAAATTTTTCTAGACTGACCGTTGGCAATGATTTCAACTCGGTCGTTGGCCCAAACACCAACACATGAGTAGGTGGTACCAAGATCTATAATGCGCCATTCCAATCAGCTCCACTATCATCGATGTACTAGATGGGCAGAGACAGCAGACTCACCGATACCAATGGCACCCTCGAAAACGTCTTCAGCGGACATATTGACTGTTTTTTttaagaagaggaaatgtGGCTGcgagaagggaagatgtcTATCAGCATGTGATTTGAGAGCCGGTGTATGTAGTATGGATGAGGATAGCTTACCTTTTAGGTTTTAGCCTTTTGAAAtatggagaagaggggaagaggatatgaaaggtgaagatgagatgttgAAGGAATATCCAACAGTACCAGcaggagtgagtgagtgagtgagcaGCTGGATGGAGTACTACCAAAGCTTTTTTGCAaacgaaaaaaaaaagttgaaaaggGATTCTCCGATTCACCGCCGGAGTTTGGCGAGTGTGGCACATTGTTGTAGTGGAGAGTTCCAAGCCAGCTCGAGTAGGTCGAGTTGATTTTCGACCAATGCAAGCGGCAAGATAGATTCATAGCAGCATGTAAAATAGACAGCGAAATCAAATGGAGAATACCTATTTTCGTGAGATTCGATGAGCCTCAGGTAGAAGGAGAGACTCAGGTCGCCCGACTGAGCAGTACCGTTCACTACAACAATTTCAATCTTGTCCAGTCTACAATGATAACCCcaaactcatcatcaattccTTATTCGCCTCCATATTCTGCCTGCGTTCTATCTCGTATTCACTGAGCGGAGTTGAAGATTCTGCGCAAGAGAAATGAAGTCGTAGATCAGCATTTATGTAAGTATCATCATGTAAGCGGTAATTGTCTGAGccaaactcacctgtaatTCTGGGTTTCTTGTATTGAGCACCATTACCCATCTCCTCGTTCCATTCCTTGAGCCATTGTCGGCCTTCGTCCCCAAATCTATCTAAGATCCCACCATATATCAAccattcctctttcatttgtcttccttctttccatcgAACACGATACCTTGTGCAATGTCCTTTCGCATCTTTGCGCTTTTTCCAATCCTTCCTGTCCAAAATTTCCATGATACGTCGACCTGGCGGTTGGAAGGAGGAATCAGAGAGAGAGCGATAGATTAGCTATCTTTATGCCTGTCTCATCGAAGATAAAGATCAATTGCAATCTCACCTTTTGTGGACTGGACTGCCTTCTGTTTCTTCGGTGACCTCAGCACATCAGCATTCCCAAGCAGTTTCCCTTCGCGGTAATCTCTAACCGcttgatcgatatcttcggtttccaattcacctatGAGATGCATTTCGTTCTTGGTTTGCCATTCCGTAGCATACATGGGTGACGGGTCAACTGGAAATGGTTTGCCATATCTGACTAAATACCTTGTCGTGTTTTTCCATCGCTGAGAGTCAAGTATCGTAAATGGAAGAGCTGAACGAAGGACAAATGATTAGCACTTTAATATAATGTCTTTAAAAATGCTAGTATGCTAGTCAAACGAGTCGTAAGATGACGTGAGACCCATGTAATGGTGATTTCAGATTATGAGCTTGTACAGTAAAAAgggaggtgtaggtgtaaAACTCACGTCTCGATTCAAACTCTTTGACCAACGCGCTAGCACCACCCATCAAATTACTTCTATGTTCCCACGTATCATCCTTAGGTCCATATCCCTCCCATCTAACCAAATACTGGTTTTCCATCTGTCTATTCGGTCCAAGGGATTTCTCGAATGATCGAGCTAATATATCAGAGACAATATAGACGGATGAATCGTTTCGATAATCTGTATTTCGTTTGCGTTTGGCTGACTATACATCGAGAAccatatcatcacatcagccCTTATCATTTGATGAAAGTGTAGAGAGATACTTACACTTCTAGAAGCATTTCGTCGAGGCGTACTTGACGTCGAGGCGTACCCGGTCGATTCAAGGGTGATATCAGAGAATGAGGTGATGGAGgtagttgaagatgatggaagacTGTCCAACCAAGAAGGAGGTTCTGACTTGACTCCTGtggcggaagaagaggaagaggaagattccAGTTTTATCGACATGAGGATTCTAAATATAATGGACTCGTTGCGTTGCGTCGCGTCTTATTGATGCTTCGAAGTGCCCTTTTGGAAGGCACTGTATGACTAGTGACTCGGATTTACGAGATGGTGATCAGAATTTGATCAACGATGCAGATGATGACGGCAATTAGAGCACGACGAAATCGTTTTGCGAGATGGAAGGACAATACACGGATGGATGAACAGTTGTGAAATCAATGTTGACCTCGACTTGACGACAGACTCGGGCACGTAATGAATGGATCGTGCCTGAGTCGCGCTCGGGTCTAACCATGAGTCATACTTGATGATCCATGCAAGACCGAAGAGAGTATCCTATCATGCATCTGCATATCGCATGAGTGGTCACGCTCGACCTATAAGTTTATACATCCATACGTTAGGTCCAGCAGAATAAGAAGGGCCAAGATAGACTGAATGATTCCAGCTACagtccaatccaatccaattccGGTTCGCACTAACATACCATCCGATACCGGAGTTGGGGTTTATGACCAGAAAGGGATAAAAAAGGACAAAGGAGGGGTTCCTGCAAAGTCAACTTCTTATCGTGTGTGTGTTTTTCTGGAAACTAATGAAATTTGAAAttacatcatcaatatcatatacaCCACACCCAatatggatgataaggaatACCAGTAAGAGATAAGAAGGCTACTTTGTATAGGTGTAGGGTGGTCGAGCAGGccagtcaatcaatcaatcactcatcacCCCTTCAAAGGGGATCCTTTGCCTCGTGTCGTTTTATATGTCACTGCTCACGCTCAcacgatcaatcatcataacAAAGGGAAAACTAATCCACCATACTgacaatatatatatacatatcatacatcaaaaGGGAACAAGGAGGAAAAGGTAGTTATATATACCAACAACGAAACATCAGACCACCCCtctctccccttcttctcttatCATCGCTCACTCTTACCACATTCACAACATTCGCATAATCATACCATCTCAAGGAATAATATTATTTAAAACGGTCCAAGAATTCAATGGACCCAgccttctccttcactccCTCTTACCCAAAAACAATCTGCAAAGGCTTATCAATAGCGTTATGCTTCTTTCTACTCTACCACCTCATTCTGATCATAACACAACGATGGACAAAGATAAAACTTACTTTTCCCGATAAACCTAGAAAATCTTGCAATGGCGAAAGTGTCGTTGAACTGGTGGATAGATGTTGTAAGAGTTTGAAGGATGGATTTAGAGCTAGTTGGTGGTTGCCCAAGTGAGTTTCCATATTACTTTTCCCTCATCCTTCAAAGCACCTCATGCTGAATTGTGTGATTTGATGGTAGTGGTCATGCCCAAACGATATATTCTGCTATGGCAGACTTTTCCAAGGATGATCAAATCACTTATCAGCGGTGAGCTCGGTCTGTCTTTCGTTATCGATAAGTATGAGGGTGAATCAAGCTGACGGACACAAGTATTGAAAACATAGACAGCTGTTGAGGGTTACTGATGGCGGTACAATGTGAGTCACACTATCTTAGCCAATAGCTGTCCACTCGGATTCGTTCACTTTCCGCGCTGACGTCTCACTTAACTGTCGCAGTGGCCTCGACATCTATCCACCCTTATCTGTCACTCTACCCGCAAACTCTCCCGTTGTACTTATCAACCACGGTCTGACTGGCGGAAGTCACGAAAGCTACGTAAGGAATATGGTGGTCTGGCTGACTAAACCTGTCGCGCAAGGTGGTCTAGGTGGTAGAGCAGGCGTCGTCAATGTGAATGTCCCTTTTCAGCGTTTGAATCTAAAAGTGAATTAGAACTGATGGAACAACACCTCTCTTTGACCAGTTTCGCGGATGCGCATCGACTCCTCTGACTTCACCTCACCTTTATTCCACCGGATCGACCATGGACTTACATACTTCCGTTCTGTACCTCTCGACCCTTTTCCCTGCTGCTCCGATGTTCGGCGTGGGGTTCAGTCTAGGAGCAGCAGTTATGACTAGGTATCTGGGTGAACAAGGGGATTATTGTAGATTGAAAGGTGGGGTCGTACTTTGTTGTCCGTTAGATATGAAGGTGGTGACTTATGGGTGAGTTAATCTTTTTCTTTCATCGGAGAAAACCTCTCGCTTTCGTTTGTTATCATCGAATCGGCATTAAGTTGGGAGATCAGAAACAGAAAAATCTTGATAACACGCTAACATACTATTACGTCCCATGCCATAGCCTAgattctcctcatcctctgaCCCGCTTATATTCCCTCTCAATGTCGCACAAGATCCTTCGATCAATCTCACCCCACTTGATACCTTCCTCACCCCTCTCTCACCCAACGTCCCATCTGCATATCCACTTACCCGAGATCATATCATTGACCAAATCACTTCGTCGAAGAATAACCCTAAAGGCCTCAAAAATGTTAGAGCTAGTCGCGTGTACCGTGGGAGGTGGGAATGagctctttccctttgagACACTTGATGGGTTTTTGAGTTGGAGTTGTCCAGGTAATTGGATTGCAAGtatcagaaggtgagtccagATATCAGTTTCTGTATATCCTATCATCAAGGAATTGATGTGCAGTGCTCTGATCCACAAACCCAATTTGAAAAGTACAGACCGACTTTGGCAATTTCAGCATTGGATGATCCGATCGTATCTTCAGCTTGCCTTCCGTACAAAGCTATCCGCCAATCATCGCATTGCGTCCTTGCTACAGTCTCTCAGGGTGGTCATCTAGGATGGTTCGAGGGACCTCTGGTAGGTAAGAATAAACACAAAAGGTGGCATGTCAAGCCTACCATCGAATTTCTAAGAGGAATACTGGACTCGAACTCGACCAATGTCGGTAAAAACAAAGAACAGTTGCTAGTGAGGAGAGAAGGCGATTGGACATGGATAGGGGAAGTAGGATGGATGGTgctggatgaggtggatgagaaaggtTGGAGTGGCAGTGaaggggaggaaggaggggaaCTATCTGATTGAACAACCTAAGTAATGAACATTCATCAAGCCACATAACGTATGTAAGGCGTTACATGGTGTTAAAAGAATTGACGATAACAACGATAACCATgcatcaaatcctcttcaacGATCCGTTGtgtcatactgtacatgagTACGTATTTACGTCAAGACCGGAAAGTTGAGCCTATAGACAGATCATCTACGAGAATTGACCAGAGTGATCTCACTTAAATTACTAAGtgttctttcaatctcctgAGCTTTCaatgtggatgttgatgtatccTTAACCTTGTGAGATAAAGCAGAATggaatgagatgatcgaatTTCGATAACTACGGTATGTTCCGATCGATAGACACAAGAAGTTAGCCTGAGCCAACAAAAGATAGaaaaaacaacaacaacaaagatCGAGTGGATATGAGAAGAGTGAATTTTTGCTTACCCAAGTTGTTCTTTGTAATATTCCTCCAACATGATTCTCCTACTTTTCTGAGCTCTTCGATGCATCAACAGAAGAATCGACAATACTCCTGCCATACCTGTAATCAAGGATGCAAGCATGCAAGGATGTAagtcatcattcatcagtcatcaaaTCGTGGATTTGGGTCAAGATGAACTTTGTATATACCTATTCCGATGGATACGCCTGTAAGTGCATAAATCCATTTACCAACTTTGATGGAACTCTCAGGTGGGACCTCACATATTTTTCTTTCGCAATTATACTATACAGTATGCAACGAATAGCATATCATATGTTAGTCAAAGCCAAAAGTTGGagtcgatgaagagaagagaaagaaacaGACAACCTTACAGATTGACATTGTCTATCTATCGTACATTCTTGATGTATACCCATTAGTGGGAAACAGGTACTCGATCCTCCATCCTAAACACATCTCATTCCAATagatgaatcagcttgataCCTTCCTTATCCTTGTGTGATTACAGACAAACTCACACAATATCCTTGACCTTGTATACAATTATCTCTTATCACTGTATTAGTGAAACTCATCCCAGAGTGA
The nucleotide sequence above comes from Kwoniella europaea PYCC6329 chromosome 1, complete sequence. Encoded proteins:
- a CDS encoding heat shock protein sks2; amino-acid sequence: MSAEDVFEGAIGIDLGTTYSCVGVWANDRVEIIANDQGNRTTPSYVAFTEGERLIGDAAKNQSAMNPRNTVFDAKRLIGRRFDDADVKKDMKHWPFAVIDKDGSPFVEVDYLNERKSFSPQEISAMVLTKMKEIAEAKLGKTVTKAVVTVPAYFNDSQRLATKDAGTIAGLEVLRIINEPTAAAIAYGLDEKTKEERNVLIFDLGGGTFDVSLLSITGKVFSVKATAGDTHLGGEDFDNTLLEHFKAEFKRKTKLDISDDPRAIRRLRSACERAKRTLSSVTQTTVEVDSLFQGEDFSANITRARFEEINAAAFKSTIEPVEKVLRDSKIPAAKVDDIVLVGGSTRIPKIQSLVSDLFDGRQLNKSINPDEAVAYGAAVQAAVLTGQTSDKTADLLLLDVAPLSLGVAMQGDIFGVVLPRNTPIPSNKSRVFTTVEDNQTTVMFPVYEGERTQCKDNRLLGEFELSGIPPMPRGQAELVCTFEVDANGLLKVSAQDRASGRKAQITIQNSVGRLSSEEIQAMIKDAEQFKNADKDFSARHEAKSDLEAYLHTCEQSISAPELAAKIKRGARGAVEAEIAKALEVLEQEDATADQLKKAQLGVKRAMQKAMASAR